GCAACAAAAATGTATctagacaacaacaacaggaCAGGGTTGAAACAGAATAATACCTCAAATCAGGATTCTCCACAATAACAAAAGGCAAtgtctagacttccctggtggtccagtggctaagactctgtcctcccaaagcagggggccagggctcaatccctggttggggaactagatcccacatgccacaactaagagttcgcatgccacagtaaaagatcctgcatgctgcaactaagacccggcacagccaaataaatacattaatttaaagGGGGAGGGTGGGCCCATATCTATAAAGTTCAGAGGGAAAAACAGAAGTATAACCCAAGATCTTTACATTCTGCCAAGGCTCTCGTcaggaataaaataaacattttcaagcAAGAAAGAACTTAAGAAATGGTGTACCTACatctcttgggaaaaaaaagaaataaaaagcctaaAAGCTCTAAATTTAAGgtggcaaatgaaaaaaaaattaaataaggaatTTAGTAATGAAAAGGTCATATAAAAAGACCAgtgaaatttctttaaagaataataaCTCTTGCTGTAAAGAAAGACTTCACTgaagtttaaaatttaattctttcagtttcacatcattttcttttctgataacTTCAAGTAAAATTAAActctggttgaaaaaaaaaaaaggcagagtcccagagaatagcaaggagagataagaaagtgttcctaggtgatcaatgcaaagaaacagagaaaaacaatagaatgggaaagactagagacttcTTCAAgagaatcagagataccaagggaacatttcatgcaaagacgggcataataaaggacagaaatggtatggacctaacagatgcagaaggtatttagaagagatgacaagaatacatagaactatactaaaaagatcttagtggtccaaataaccacaatggtgtgatcactcacctagagccagatatcctggaatgtgaagtcaagtgggccttaggaagcatcactacaaacaaagctagtggaggtgatggaattccagctgagttatttcaaatcctaaaagatgatgccattaaaTTGctacacacaatatgccagcaaatttggaaaactcagcagtggtcacaggactggaaaaggtcagttttcattcgaatcccccAAAAAtgcaatatcaaagaatgttcaaactactgcacaactgcactcatctcacacgctagcaaagtaatgctcaaaattctccaagccaggcttcagcagtacgtgaaccatgaacttccagatgttcaagctggatttagaaaaggcagagaaccagagatcaaattgccaacatccgttggatcatcaaaaaagcaagagagttccaaaaaaacatctacttctgcattattgactatgccaaagcctttgactgtgtgcatcatgacaaactgtggaaaattcttaaagagatgggaataccacaccacctgacctgcctcctaagaaacctgtacgcaggtcaagaagcaacagttaaaactagacatggaacgacagactgattccaaattgggaaagcagtttCCCTTGACATATATTCCCAATGGCTGTATATCGtcatcctgattatttaacttatagcctgcatgctgtagtccatgggatcgcagagtcgaacacaactgagcaattgaactgaactgaaataaaaatgtagagtatgatttcatttttttgcttACCTATCTATCCTTCTTTCTCTATATAAATGAGAGATGACCATAGGACGTTTCATCAACAGTTGTTTGTAGTAggattttttattatgtttactttcttatatattattttctatattgcAATCTCATAGTTATCacgaaaataataaattaaaaaaataagacttaaaaaTCACATACATATAACTTAAAAATCTTATACATGTAACTTAAGAGCACCTGGCTGAATGGATGGCTACCCGAAGcaatgtcttgaagaattttgggAGAATCTCCCAGATGGTCATATCTGTAAGTGAGATCCACTGGGCTGCCTATAAGGGCCACTTTTAAGTCATTATGAAGCCAgctgaaataaaaacaatgaagttTTTAGAACTAAATCACTAAGTCGGTACAGTTATTGGTCTCATCAATGCTAAGTGCTAcatctatttaaattaaaaaatgttaaaaagcattAAAGCTTTCCCCAAACATTAACAGATATTattgtgtatttttcaaaataaagtgtaaaaatacaggtatacctgtgtttgGTTGCAGACCgcaacaataaagcaaatatctcaataaagcaagTCCCACAAAGTTTTTGCTTTCCCAGGGCATATacaagttatgtttatactacacTGTAGCTTATTAAGTGTATAAAAAGTATTAtgtcaaaaaaataatatatacaccttaattaaaaaatactttatactgaaaaaaaatactttattgctaaaaaatgctaaccatcatatGAACGTTTAGCGAGTGGAAATCTTTTTGCTGGTAGAGACGCTTGCCTCAATGTTGAAGGCTGCTGAATAATCAGGATGGTGGTTCACTTAAGATTAGGGTGgctgtggcagtttcttaaataAGACAACAGTGAAGTTTACTGTATCAATTAACTCTTCCTTTCACAAGCAATTTTTCTGTAGGATGCAGTGCTGTTTGATGGCATTTTATCCACAGTAGAAATTCTTTCAAAACTGGGAGTCAATCCTCTCAAATCCAGCTGCTGCTTTATCAACTTAAGTGTATGTCACATTCTAAATCCACTGTTATTACTTCTACAATTTCTTTATAGaatcttcaccaggagtagatcCTATATCAGGAAATAACTTTCTTTTTGCTTATCCttaagaagcaactcctcatccattaaagttttatcatgagatcaCAGCAATTTAGTCACATCTTCAGATCTCACTAATAATTCTAACCCTCTATTTCCACCATATTTGCAGGTACTTCAACTGAAGCCTCTCAAAGTCATCCAGgagggttggaatcaacttcttccaaactcttTTTTAACACTGATATCTTGACCTCTTCCCAAGACTCAATGTTCTTATTGGCATCTAGCATAGTGAATCTTTTCcaggttttcaatttactttgcccaAATCCATCAGCAGAATCCTATATATGGCAGCTTCAGCCTTCTGAATAAGTATTCCTcaaataataagacttgaaaatTGAATTACTCCTTAATCCATGAGCTGCAGAATGGATGCTGTCTTAGCAGACACAAAACAAGATTAATCTCATTGTATATCTTCATCAGAGTTTTTGGGTGATCAGGTACAATTATCAGTTAGCAGTATCTTGAATcctgagcagtaggtctcaacaaTGGACTTAAAATAGTCAGTAAACCATAATGCAAACAGATGTGCTGTCAAtgaggctttgttgttccatttatcaAGCACAAGCAGAACAGGTTTAGCAAAATTCTCAAGAgccctaggattttcagaatggtaagttgagcactggcttcaacttaaagtcatCAGGAACATTAACCCCTCACACAGCCTATCCTTTGAAGCTCTGAAGCCAGGCACTAatttctcctctctagctattaAAGTTCTAGGTGGCACATTTTTCCAATAAAAGGCTGTTTCGTCTacactgaaaatctgttgttCACTGCAGCCACCTTCATTATCTTAGCTAGACCTCTGGGTGACTCGCTGCAGTTTCTACATTAGCACTGGCTGCTTCAACTTGTACCTTTATGTTATGGAGACAGCTTCCTGCCCTAAATctcatgaaccaacctctgctaGTTTTAACTTCTCTTCTGTAGCTTCTTTACCTTTAGAAAtgaagagagttagggccttgctTTGGATTAGGCTTTGAGGGAATGTCATGGCTGGTCTGATCTTCAATCCAGACCACTCAAACTTTATCCACATTAGCAATCAggttgttttgctttcttatcatgcactgcgcacttTGGAGTAGCACTTTAAATCTCCTCTGCAGTCATGACATGATTGTTTGGCACAAGAGGTCTGTTTTTTGGCCTATCTATGCTTTCAATATCCCTCCTTCAATAAGTTTaatatttctagcttttgatttaaagtaagATGTACAAGACTTCCTTTCACCTGAACACTTATAAGCCACTGTAGGTTATTAATTGACCTACTCTCCACACTGTTGTGTCTCGGAATAAGGAGACCCAAGGAGAGGGAGAAACACGAAGGACTGGCCAGTTGGCAGAGTGATCAAAAGACATCAACATCTACTGATTAATTTCACCATATTATATGGATACGGCCTATGGTGCCCCCAAACAATTAAAAGAGTAACAGCAAAGATCACCATAATAAAatgtagtaataataaaaatgtttgaaatattgtgagagttatcaaaatatgacacagagacacaaatgagaaaatgctgttggaaaatagCACTGAAAGACTTACTCGACCAACAGCTGCCATAAACTTTAAATCTGCAAAAAACAGACTATATCTGCAAAGTGCGATAAAGCAAAGTATAACAAAATAAGGTAAGTCTGCACACACCAAGTAAAGTCAATGAATTAACTTGCTGTGTTAGAATGCTAACTCTAAGCTAGCTATAAACAGACTTTAATTTTAGAATAagtgatgtttttattttgccaTATTTACACAGCAGAGTCCTAATTATCTGTTAAgatcatttaaataaaagttcataaaaaacaaactacatCATTCATATTTATTGTCTACTGACAACGAAGTATGGATCCAGCTCctccaaaaatattaataaatgtggtGACCATATATTCTGGTTTGTGAGAGACAGTAGGGGTTTTTAACCTGTCACCCTGGAATAAAAAAATCCCTTTTCTACTCCCAACACTGTCCCAGTTTAGACAATCAACTATATGGTTGAGCTATTACAAGTCTCTAAGATATAAAAAGATAGAGAggcattctacaaaatatctggcctgtagtcttaaaaaaaaaagtcaaaatggaaaaaattatggAAATTTTGGAAACAATTATGgaaaaaattcagtgaaatttAAGCACAAATagataataatactgtatcaataCTAAATTCTTAATTAAATAAAGAATCAAATTCCTAAATGGAGAATGTCCTTGTCCTTAGGAAACCCACACAGACGTGTTTAGTTTGGGATTAAAAGGGCATCATGTATACAATCTACTTTCAAATGATTATGTTCACACAAATATAtagatggagagagaagaaaaaaatataaacattagcACTGATTAATCTGTGTGAACACTACACAAACGTGGGTATACaaagttgagttatttcaaactaAAAAAATGATCAGCAGGGAAGAAGTGGGAAATGGAGCTGTTAGAAACTGCCCTTCAATTATCTTTTGGAATCTTACTCCCACTATTAGGAATCAGCTAAGACAgtcatttttcatatataaaacaaattatcatgtaaatgtttttaaaacccaGAATATTATTACAAACCTCTTTCGAATTCTAGCATTAAATAGCGGTGCCTCAAAACGTGGATTTGTACCAACTAGAAGGACAACATCTGCCTCCTCCACACCAGCGATTGTAGTATTAAGAAGATAATTGGAACGTAGATCTGTGctagaaacataaaatataaaatccaagtttattttaaaattaatacacacTGACAATCCATGAAATACTCTGTCATTAAACCCACAGCTCACTGCCTgacaaaaaattttttgaaatagtcTTAAACTGCATCAAAGGTTCAAATACTTTATTAATAATTAGATTTTCTAATAGCTCCTGGTTTGACTTTGGTCTATATGTGAAAATAACCAGGAGGTATGTTGGAGTATCCAAGTTGTCACATGTAAGTCACTGATGCCACAGATGTGTTGGTTTAAACACAACCtataaacagaaggaaaaaaagaaagaaaacagaacaccTAGATCCTAGCCTCAAATTTCTCACCCAGCTCCTGCGGTGGGGAAGACCTCTTCAGTGCACAGCGTGTCAGAATCCACTCTATTAAGTAAATCTTTGAGAGCTATGAGGGCTTCAGCATCCACCAAGCCACCTGCAATTGCTGCCACATCATTGCCTTGAAAGCTCTGCAACTAGAAATGGATGAAAAGGCTATCACCAAGAAACCTTCGTTCAGAAAAAGACCAGTGactcattcagaaaacaaaacaataacgtcattttcaagtaaaataaaagcaacaaactTCTGACAAAAAAGCTTTTTACACTAATTAGTCTGAAAGTGAGAAGCAGAAAGTGTATGTGGGGCCAAGAATAACATCTGCTTGTAATAAAAGTTGTTTGCTTTAAATTAGGAACAAAAGGCCTCAAAATGATGTCAGGAAGATGAAGACTTCGGAGTTATATAGCCAAATACAATCTTCTGAAGCATCTGTCATTCCTTCAAGCCCTTTATGTATTTTGCTCTGGCAAGCCTGTTCGTGGCTCATCTACTAAAGAGACCATCAAAAGCATTCTTCATTCCTGGTAGTGTGTTCGATCCCTAgcatttgtcttttgttttttcttagaatttccatctctctctgcTAACATTGTTCATCCATTTTTGTATGCAGTCTTCTCTTTCCAATATAGTCTTTTAACATTTTagtcatagtttaaaaaatacctGGTCTGATACATCCAATATTCTTGTCACAGATGACTCCGGGTCTAATGCTTATTCAGTCTCCTGTGTTTTTACCTTTTAGTATGCCTTGAAAGTCATTGCTCAAAGATGGATGTGATGTACTGGGTAAAAGGAACTGAGCTAACAGGTGTTTAGTAAATATGGTGGTGAGGTTGAGTGGGCAGGGGAAGTATTTTCTAGTCCTATGATTAGGTTTTAGTCTCTCAATGAGCCTGTGCCAGTGAACTTTCAGTTTCTCTCATCCCCTCCCCCACATGGTATAGGACTGCAAGAGGTGGCTGAGGTTAGGTATTTCACTTCTCTCAGGTAGGCTAGGCTCTGATTAGAAACCCAGTAAATTAGGATCAGGGattcctaggtggttcagtggtaaagagtctgcctgtcagtgtgggagacttaggttatgaccctgggtcaggaagatcctctggagaaggaaatggcaacccactccagcattattgcctggaaaatcctgcagacagaggagcctgggggagtccagagtcaatggggttgcaaagagtcagatatgacttagcaactaaacaaagaaGTCATCTTACCTAGGTAATATGGTAGCCCTGGTAGGCATCCCTCCAATGCGCTCTCTCATATATCATCTTCTGCATGACTACCCGAAAGCAACATACAATAATTGCCTGAAGATGCATCTTTTCCTACTAAATGATTGTGGAAATAGGAACCATGTGCTACAATCTTTATATCCCTACATCTAGCATGACGTCAGATGgctctcaataaatgcttgttaaaaGGAAGGTAATCCTGGTAAGAGGAAACAAGTTAAGAGAAACAATAACCCCTCTTCATTAGAAAGATGTTCCCTATGGGACTTCGCtcgtggtccagtgtctaagactctgtgctcccaatgcagggggcctgggttcaatccctggtcagggaactagatcccacatgccacaactaaagaacccacatgcagcaacaaaaatagaagatcctgtgtgccacaacgaagacctggtacagccaaaaaaaaaaatgtgtcctgGAAACCACAAATACAGTTattctatatttcaattttttaccattccAGCTACACGAGAGAGTGCATCCTCCCAGGTGGTATGTGTTAAAAGTCCCTTTTCATTTCTGACCATCGGTTCGGTAAGTCTTTGACGTTTTAGCCCATCATAGGCAAATCTAGATAACAGAAATAACAACATTTGTGGAATCTTTCTAAAAAGGCAACtgtaattttcaaatttaaaatctaaaagaaatgttatttaaGTACAGTGTTGGTTAAAGGTAATAGAACAATAAATACATGGATACAAATAATCATTCCAGATTTCTTTGGAgatgaattaatattttacaaACATTATCTGAAACTCAAATGCCACCTAAAATGTCTGAGttcttatcatttattttcagctacccaaagaaacttaaaattacaATACGTTTGGTAGCTGAGAAAGCCAAATCATTTATAAAACCTGAGTATCTCTAgatatttcatcaaaattatgTTATGCAAACTCAAACTTATATTTAGCTTCTATTCTCCAATGAAAGAGAGACAAACTGAAATAGGTTAAATATCTTCATTTACTTCAATTTCTCCatctaggagaaaaaaagatatttctcaATATGAAAACCAGTAAATATGAAAGCCAGTAATATACCTAGGATTATTATTAATGTCAGTTTTATCCAATTCACTATATATCCTAACAATCCAGATTTCAATAGTCTATAAACAGTAATTTGCAAATATAAAAGACTGttccttaaaatgaaaattattataaaatttcctttaaatcTACTgcaaaagttaaaggaaaaaacacaGCATATACCTGGTTTTATCAGAGATCCACTCTTCATTGATGTCCTCATGCATCCTTGGCAAAATCCTCATTACCTCTCCAGTTCTTGTGCTGACCACAATATTACTTCCAACTGCATCCATTACATCAATGGATTCTGTctttctaagaaaataaacacatatatttactAGCTGATTTTGAGAATAAATGGACAAAGTTTCTGTTACGTGGTTTACCAAAATCAAAAAACTTTACATATACTTTCCTTtccttacatatatatacacacacactctcatatTTGAGCAGACCATAACACAAAAACAGAAGCCAGTTATCTAAAAGTTATCTAGTTATCTAAAACAGAAGCCAGTTGGAAAGGCTGTAAATAGCCAAACTGTGAAAACTTGactatcaaaataaataaattttggggTATGGCTGATTAAGGAGCTTGACAAATCCTCCctccaaaagcaaaaataaagctaGACAAAACTGACAAAAGTAACCAACTCAACTCTTTGGAGAGCTAACAAAAGCAAACACATCATGTGAAGGTTTTATGTTTAGAGAAACTGCTGAACTTCTAGAAAGAATGGTGGAAACCAGCGGTGTTCTGGCTTGGGACTATTCTTATTGTCCTTCTCACCACCTTGAACTGGAGGTTCTGGTAGGATGGGGCAAGCTATGAAGACAGGGGATTTTTTCTTGCAGACAAAGACTCACTTGATTTGGAGAAATGTAAAAGCTGTCTGTGGAAGTGATACCTTGGAGGTCACTGAGCTGAGGAAAGTCAAGGACCTACTAGCATGAGGCTGCAGTCACAGGCAGGGTGAGCATTCCTAGAGGAGGCTGCACAAATGTGCAGCTGAGACCAGAGACAGCCCAGGCTATTCACTCTCCTGGACAACACAGAGACCCAAGAGACCTAATGTAAACTATAAGCTGGGCAGACTTGAAAACAGCCTGAACTCTGAATATGCTTTTCTATCCACAAACAAGGGCaacccacatggctcagtggtaaaagaacctgcctgcaatgcaggagatgcaggttcaattcctgggtcagaaagatcccatggagaaggaaatggcaaaccactcttgcccatattcttgcctgggaaattccatggacagaggagcctggcaggctacagtctatggggtccctaaagagtcagacacaacttagcaactaaacaggaACAACAATCCACACACAGATCCACTGGCAGAGGATGGAAGCTTTACTGGCTCAAAGAATTTGAGCATGATCATTATCTGACTACTAAGCTATACAGAGAAGCAACTCCTAAGAAGccctgcttaaaaataaaaacaataatattaaaatgttcaATGACAGAAGGAAAGTCATGTTTaaagatgaaagggaagaacttccctggtggtgcagtggttaagactctgagctcccaatgcaggggactggggttcaatccctggtcagggaactacatctcacatgccacaactaaagatcctgcatgccacagctaagacctggcacagccaaataaattaataaaaataactattaaaacaaaaaagattaaagGGAAATATAAAACCATGAATCAACAAGTGAAGATTCCCAGCGaggatacaaaaattaaaaaaaaaaaaaagaaacaaattctggAGTTGGAAAGTGTAGCTAATAAAAAGCTGACTGTAGCAGTTGAATAGAAGATTTGGGATGGTAAAAGAATGAACCTGATATGATATGTCAACAGAATCCATCTAACCTgaagaacaaagagagaaaaagttttaagaaaaatgaatagtGTCTCAGAGACCTATAGCACATTAAATGTACCATCATATGTATtacagagaggagaaaaaactCTCTACTTAAACTTTTGAGTTATGTACTGTCTTTtttttatacataaatacatgGTTCAAAGCCTGGAATTTTAAGATGCTCCCATATACTCTGGTAGGAGTTTAAAATTAGAGGGCAATTTAATATGTTTCTAGAACCTGAAAagtattcaaatttattttcaatgatctatttaatttcttagtttattcagaagaatcagagatagaatcagagaaaatgtaaatatatttatcatagatttttaattatacagaaatagaaataaactaaAGGTCTAATAAGAACTGATTAAATAATGTATGATTTGTATACACGGTTGAAAGTTTAATATACAATGAGAGGaaactataaatttttaaaaatcaccacaatcttactctttggaagaagtAAATAATTTTGTGATTAAGTACTCTAGAATTAATTTCCAAGGAAACAACAACTGACTTGCACAGGTTCATCCTATCTATCTAACAACTTACATTCCAGTAAAAGGGTTTCACTTTAAGCAAACAAAACCTTAGCAGACCAAAACAATTAGAactcaggaagaaaataaatcttaaatttttttgaatgatACTGAAGTAAAGGACAAAAAATACAATGATAAATACCTTGTTTCCCAAGGCCGAGCGGTAAAGGCATAGGGCTTAGAAGTCAGGGCACCTACAGGGCAGATGTCAATGATGTTGCCAGAAAGTTCAGACATGAACATCTTTTCAATGTATGTGCCAACTTGCATATCGTTTCCTCTGCCTGTAGTTCCCAAATCATCCACTCCTGCGATCTCACTTGCAAACCTACAGGATAAAAATGCACCAAACAACTGGTCAGACCTGCAAAATTACCTCCTTTCTTATTATTGCAAAGATAATGATTTTCAAAACACTAAGAAGGTTGTTTTCAATGGTAAGTGCAGTCcctgaataaaaattaataataaatgctggCATTTGAGGTGtaacacacatacagaaaattgTACAAATCCATGTGTACAGCTCAACAAGTTATCATAAAGTTAATGCTTGtagattctgatttttaaatccaACTGAAGTTGCTGTTAACTAAAACtgaaaactttttcactctattgGCTTATGTAAAAAACAACCAATACAACATCCCTCTTTTCTACCAAATAAAAGTTGCTATCCTTTCCAGTGTTATTATTCCACCAAGTTTTGTGAATATCAGGGCTAAGAATACAAATGATATTccaagagacagaaaaataattaCCTGATGCAGCGAGTACACTGTATACACCTAGTCATAATGGTTTTTACCAACGGCCCAATGTTCTTGTCCTCCACAGCACGTTTCCCCTCTAAAAACCGGCTCCTATCACTTCCAAACATCATGGACTGGTCCTTAAGTAGATTACAAAAGAGTCAACCTAATTTTGCTAACAAAATTAAAACCTGAGACAAccaaaagaattaagaaattaaGACTACATACCTGCAGATCACATTCACCTCCCTGGTCACAAATAGGACAGTCCAGTGGGTGATTTGCTAATAAGAACTCCATCACACCTTCTCTGTACAGAAAATCGTAATATGTAAACTTAAGTAAATTGCTGGCATTCAAAATGGTTTACATATAGGGTATTTAAATAACCGTGACAGATGTATGTTCTCATACAGTTAGTATGGATTTTATATTTACTATCAGAAACACCACTGTTAATTATCATAAAAGTAATATtaaacacataatttaaaaaatgtttatgaatCTGGAATAAAATATCATTAGAGAACCTAGAAAATTATGAGTTTTAACAACACAGAATTATCAAAAGTTGCTGAATGGGCCTCAGAAAACTCAGGCATTAATTCAGAAAAACATGAacgcaaagcaaaaacaaacacaaccaGTGCCAGTACAGTTCAGTATCCTTGCAATAATCTCAGCTCAGTAAGCCCCAGACTCACTGCCATCACAGGCTGAGCAGAGTTCTAAACGGGGGTTTTTAATGCTGATTCCAATACAGACTCAAAAACATAAACACCTGACTTCACCTCCTCTATGTGTACTTACTTCCAACTGCTGCTAGAAACACAACTTCCTCAGAGTCTGATACTGAATTTCTCATCTATGGGAAGGTCTACATATTGAAATGTTCAATTTTCTGCCAAGAAAAGTCACTATGCTGAGTTAACAGTAAAGTACCTGGCTTTCTTAGTTTTCTCAGAGTTTGTCAGGATATTCCAACCTTTCATTACTGGCATGGCACAAGCAGCTACAACCTGGAATTTCAATGGAGAAATCTCTAAGTATTtgtaattatataaattttatttgtaattatgAAAACAAGCAAAGAACAGAATATTTTTGAAGACTGAGTGTTTTAGTTTTCATGTTTATAATATGATAGTCTGGCACTTtacatttctcttaaaaataagacatcatcttaattttattataataattaagatGATTTTTTAATAAGAGGCTCTGAAACAGAACATCAAATAACTGTTTTGATGAGCAGGCACTACTGAACTAAAACTGCATAAACCAAAACAGAGTTAAATTGAACGTGAACCTTTTCACTGCAACCCTTTTCTCTAGTGAAAAATGGCACAGCATAAGCACTTCCAATGTTGTGTGTCATACAGTCACTTGGAAATACTGACTGCTCTAAGAAGGTCCCTTTAATTTCTAAACATTACAATTATATAGGACTTGCGCTTATAAAGTACAATGTGTTTCCAGTtgtgaaatgaagagaatcaatcacacagaaaataaatttatagataGAAGTAAACAGGACCAGACTCTTGGTTACAACaatattgattttaaataaagtttgCTACATAATTTAAAGTTTTCTACCTTCTACAGCATAGTGTGTAATTTTAGGCATTAAGTACCTTAGGAGCTTTCTCAATTTCAACAAGGCACATCCTGCAGTTTCCAGCAACAGACAACCTTTCGTGATAACAGAATCGAGGAATCTGCATGCCAACCTTCTCACAAGCCTAGAggagaaagtaaaaaatatttgcacTAGAATAACCTGACCTTCCTGTGTCTTATCtaaaacacaggaaaaagaaaacaaacaaaaatcaaacaagaaaaaaatgaagccatCCACTACTTATCTAATTACTCCAATCC
The window above is part of the Bos javanicus breed banteng chromosome 2, ARS-OSU_banteng_1.0, whole genome shotgun sequence genome. Proteins encoded here:
- the NDUFS1 gene encoding NADH-ubiquinone oxidoreductase 75 kDa subunit, mitochondrial, producing MLRIPVRKALVGLSKSSKGCVRTTATAASNLIEVFVDGQSVMVEPGTTVLQACEKVGMQIPRFCYHERLSVAGNCRMCLVEIEKAPKVVAACAMPVMKGWNILTNSEKTKKAREGVMEFLLANHPLDCPICDQGGECDLQDQSMMFGSDRSRFLEGKRAVEDKNIGPLVKTIMTRCIQCTRCIRFASEIAGVDDLGTTGRGNDMQVGTYIEKMFMSELSGNIIDICPVGALTSKPYAFTARPWETRKTESIDVMDAVGSNIVVSTRTGEVMRILPRMHEDINEEWISDKTRFAYDGLKRQRLTEPMVRNEKGLLTHTTWEDALSRVAGMLQSFQGNDVAAIAGGLVDAEALIALKDLLNRVDSDTLCTEEVFPTAGAGTDLRSNYLLNTTIAGVEEADVVLLVGTNPRFEAPLFNARIRKSWLHNDLKVALIGSPVDLTYRYDHLGDSPKILQDIASGSHPFSQVLQEAKKPMVVLGSSALQRNDGAAILAAVSNIAQKIRTSSGVTGDWKVMNILHRIASQVAALDLGYKPGVEAIRKNPPKMLFLLGADGGCITRQDLPKDCFIVYQGHHGDVGAPIADVILPGAAYTEKSATYVNTEGRAQQTKVAVTPPGLAREDWKIIRALSEIAGMTLPYDTLDQVRNRLEEVSPNLVRYDDVEGANYFQQASELSKLVNQQLLADPLVPPQLTIKDFYMTDSISRASQTMAKCVKAVTEGAHAVEEPSIC